The genomic interval TTAAAGAAAAATAACTTTGATTTATTAAACATTGATAAACAAATTATAAGATTTTTTGGTTATCCACAAAGTGGTTGGCTCAATATTGGGCGCACACGCTTGAGTAAAGGGGATTTTCTCTATGCACTCGCAAACGCAAAAGCCGCATTAGAAGAAATTACCTTGATTCCTGGTGAAACTTTATATTTTTTTATCAAAAACATAAGTCAAAAATTAAATTTAAATGAAGAATCTTTGCATTTAGCTTATACAAACTATGCCCCTATGATTGAGGGTATTATTTTGGCAAATACTTACAAAGTTCCCAAAGGAATCAGTGAAACGCATCTAATGTATTATTTGGTGAATACTTCTTTAAAAGAACATAAGAAATGGGCAATCAAATTTTTAGGACAATACGACCAAAATCAATGGTTTAGATATATCATCATTGCTTCTATTATCCAAAAAGAATCTGCAAATGAGGAAGAAATGCCTCTAGTCTCTGCTGTGATTCGGAATCGTTTAGACAAAAAAATGCGATTGCAAATGGACGGCACTTTGAACTATGGTAAATATTCTCATACTAAAATTACTCCTGAAATGATACGAAATGATACAACTAGTTACAATACTTATCGTTATGATGGAATCCCTAAAGCACCTATTGGAAGTGTAAGTTTTAAAGCAATTCAAGCAGCAATTTTTCCTGCCAATGTTGATTATCTCTACTTCGTAAGAAATAAAAATGGCGTGCATTCTTTTACAAAAAACTATGATGAGCATTTAAAGAATTTTTCAAAATAAGAAAAAGCACAGATAAAAAGTCAAAATATAAGATTAATTTAAGAAAAAATACTTGAAAATACTTTTAGACAAGTTGAGCAAAAAGTTAAATAAAATTTTGCTTTTTAGGTAATAATTTTTAAAGAATCTAAAATTCAGAAAATAATTGTTTAAGGATACAGATTATGGAAAGAGTTAAAAAAGTCGGAATTATCGGGGCGGGCAATGTAGGCTCTACTCTAGCTTACATTCTCTCTGCTACAACACCTTATGAAATTGTTTTGCAAGACAAAGACAAAGACCGTGCAAGAGGAATGCTACTTGATATGTTTCAAGCTTCTTGTGTAGGCACGAAATTCACCAAACTTGGCGTCATCGCATCGCCTAAAGATTTAAAAGGCTGTGATGTGATTGTGATTGCCGCTGGTTCGCCACGCCTACCCGGAATGAGTCGCAACGACTTGCTTTTTGCTAACGCCAAAGTCATTAGTGAAATTTCCCAAAATATCAAAGAAAATTCACCCGAAGCCATTGTGGTTTTGATTACCAACCCGCTAGATGCGATGGTTTATACTGCTTTAAAGGAAACAGGATTCAATCCCAAGCAAATTATGGGAATGGCTGGTGTGCTAGATAGCGCAAGAATGGTAAGTTTTATTTACGAAAAATTACAATGCGCACCGGGTCAGATTATGGCACCTGTTATGGGCGGACACGGAGATGAAATGGTGCCACTTCCTCGTTTTTCTATGGTAAATGGTGTGCCGCTTACTGAATTATTAAGCCAAAATGAAATAGAAGAAATTGTGCGACGCACAAGAAATGCGGGAGCAGAGATTGTGAATTGCCTCAAGAAAGGTTCAGCTTATTTTGCCCCTGCAAGAGCAGCAGCAGAAATGGTTAGGGCAATTATGAGTGATAGCCATAAGATCCTGCCTTGTTCTGTATTGTTGCAGGGTGAATATGGTTATAATGATGTTGTGGGTGGTGTTCCGGTAGAACTTGGAATCCACGGAATTGAACGCATTGTAGAATTGCAATTAAATACAGAGGAAAAAACACAATTTGAACGTTCTATTAATTCAGTGAAAAGCTTGATTGAGGCTTTAAAAAATGAATACTTCTAAATCTATTTCAAGGAGGCAAGACTATAAAGACTTTTTACAAAAATGCAGAATGTAGGAAATAGGTTTAAATTTAGAAAATTAAGGAGTTAAAATGGGATTACTACAAGCCCCCAACAATACACCGGTTTGGGTTAATGAAAATCGTTGCAAGGCGTGTGATTTATGTGTGTCTGTTTGTCCAACAGGCACACTTGCTATGCGTTTAGATGAACACAGAGTTTTAGGCAAAATGGTAGAAGTACTTCACCCTGAAAGCTGTATTGGTTGTCAAGAATGCGAATTGCATTGTCCTGATTTTGCTATCGCAGTTGCAGATAGAAAAGAGTTTAAATTTGCAAAATTAACCGATGAAGCAAAACAAAGAGCCGAAGCGATTAAAGCAAATGGCTATATGGTTGTATAAGGAGTAAGAAGTGAGTAGAGAATTAATTTCAAGCGGAAATGAATTGGTTGCACACGCAGCGATTGACGCAGGCTGTAAGTTTTTTGGTGGTTATCCTATCACACCTTCTAGCGAAGTGGCTCACGAGATGAGCGTATTGCTTCCAAGAGAAAATGGAAGTTTTATTCAAATGGAAGATGAGATTGCTGGAATCTCTGTTGCTTTAGGTGCTTCTATGAGTGGGGTAAAGTCTATGACAGCAACTTCAGGACCGGGAATCTCCTTAAAAGCTGAACAAATTGGGCTTAGCTTTATGGCAGAAGTACCTTTGGTAATTGTCAATGTTATGCGCGGAGGACCATCTACAGGACTTCCAACACGGGTAGCACAAGGAGATGTCGCGCAAGCAGCACACCCAACACACGGAGATTACCAATCCATTGCTTTATGCCCTGGTAGCCTAGAAGAAGCCTATACAGAGACTTTTCGCGCGTTTAACTTAGCAGAAAAGTTTATGACACCCGTCTTTTTACTTTTAGATGAAACACTAGGACATATGCACGGCAAAGCAATTGTGCCTGATTTGAATGAAATGCAAGAAAAAATAATCAATCGTCGTGTTTATAGTGGAGATAAAAACTCCTATAAACCTTACGATGTGCCTCAAGATGAACCTGCGATTCTTAATCCTTTCTTCAAAGGTTATCGCTACCATATTACAGGACTTCATCACGGACCAACAGGCTTCCCCACAGAAGATGCTGTGCTTTCACAACAATTAATTGATAGGCTTTTCAACAAAATTTTAAGCAAAAAGCAAGAAATTGTAACTTATGAAGAATATAAGCTAGAAGATGCTGAGATTCTTTTAATTGCTTATGGTTCTACTTCAAGAAGTGCAAAAGAAGCTGTGGATAGATTACGAAATGAAGGGAAAAAAGTCGGATTGTTTAGACCTATCACACTTTGGCCTTCCCCTAGTGAAGAGCTTGCAAAACTAGGCAAAAAATTTAACAAGATTCTAGTAGCAGAACTCAATAAAGGACAATATGTCAAAGAAGTGGAACTTGCAATGAAAAAAGAAGTTGCGTTACTTGCAAAAGCAAATGGACGCCCGCTATCCCCAATGGAAATTATGAGCAAAATTAAGGAGTTATAAAATGGCATTTAATTATGATGAATACTTAAGAGTGGATAAAATGCCAACACTTTGGTGTTGGGGTTGCGGTGATGGCGTAATCTTAAAATCAATTGTTCGTGCGATTGATAAATTAGGCTGGAATATGGACGATGTCTGCTTGGTTAGCGGAATCGGTTGTAGCGGACGCGTTTCCTCTTATGTAAATTGCAATACCGTGCATACAACACATGGTAGAACACTTGCGTATGCCACAGGTATTAAACTAGCAAATCCTACCAAAAAGGTGATTGTTGTGGGTGGAGATGGTGATGGTTTAGCAATCGGTGGAAATCACACAATCCACGCTTGCAGAAGAAATATTGATATTAATTATGTCTTAATCAATAACTTTATTTATGGTTTGACAAATTCTCAAACTTCGCCCACTACTCCCAAAGGAATGTGGACTGTAACCGCGCAATATGGCAATGTAGATCCAGAATTTGACCCGTGCAAACTTGCTATTGCAGCAGGCGCAAGCTTCGTCGCAAGAGAATCTGTGCTAGACCCCAAAAAGCTAGAGAAAGCTTTGGTAGAGGGATTCTCCAATGAGGGCTTCAGTTTCTTTGATATTTTTAGCAACTGCCATGTCAATCTTGGTAGAAAAAATAAAATGGGAGAAGCAATTGACACCCTTAAATGGATTGAAAGCCGTATCATTTCTAAGAAAAAATATGAAGAATTAAGCGAAGAGGAAAGAATCGGAAAATATCCAACAGGAATCTTACACCACGATACAAACAAATTGGAATACTGCAAGGCTTATCAACAAGTACAAGAGAAAGCACAAGCAAAAAAAGGAGGTGCAAAATGAGAAGACAACTCCGCTTTACAGGTGTTGGAGGACAAGGTGTTTTACTAGCAGGTGAAATCCTCGCAGAAGCACAAATTAAAACTGGTGGCTATGGTGTCAAAGCCGCAACTTATACTTCTCAAGTGCGTGGAGGACCAACAAAAGTTGATATTTTGCTAGACGAGGATGAGATTCTTTATCCTTATGCAAATGATGGGGAAGTAGAATATATGCTTTCCACAGCACAGGTAAGCTATGACCAATTCAAAGGTGGCTTAAAAGAGGGCGCGATTATTGTAGTAGAGCCAAATTTAGTAACTCCAAATGCAGAGGATAAGAAGAAATTTAAAATCTATCCGATTCCAATTATTACCATTGCCAAAAATGAAGTAGGCAATGTCGTAACACAATCTGTTGTGGCACTAGCAGTAACCGTAACACTAACGCAATGTGTGGATAGAAATTTAGTTTATGACACAATGATTAGCAAAGTTCCTGCAAAAGTCGTAGAACTCAATAAAAAAGCCTTTGAGCTTGGCGAAAAATACGCTAAAGACGCTTTAACAAAAGGTTCTTTATAATTTCCTGCCCCTTAGGGTTGGGGATTACTCCCCACTTTTTTAATATAAATTTGTCCTTGTCAAGGCGTGCATTCTATCCTCACAAAAAAATTCAAGAAATCGCAATGTATTTTTGTTTCGTTCTCACGAGATTCCACTTGTGGTATCGTGGAAATCCATATTGGTGTGTGTCCTTGCAAGACTTGATTTATCAAGAGTTGTCGCAATCTATAATTTTGCATAAATAAATTTTATTATGAAATCCATAAAGATTTAAAGATAAGATGCTTTCCTTTGTAAGGATGAGATTATTTAAACTAACGACAGCTAAAGACGACATTCCCTCGCGCCATCTTTTGTGTAGGCTTAGCAGTTGGTAGATTCACACTTTCTAGTGATTTTGCCTCATCTCTTGCAGCATTTAAAGAAGCTTTTAACATTGTTGGCATTGCACGCTCTTGCACTATCGGACTTAAATTAATCTCCTTAACACTGCATTTTTGCTTAGAAAATTTGGAATATTCTTTAGCTTTTTGCATAGCAAGCTCTAATAACTCCATATTCAACTGCTCATCTATCTCCGCAAGCTTTTTTTCATCTACGACTTTTTCAATACTTGGCAAAGCAAACAACAAATAGGGATTCTTTCTTGCTTCCTCTTCAATTTTTTGAATGATTTGGTCATAAGATTTCTTTTGCTCTTTTGTAAATTCACAATTCAAACTATAATGTGTTTCAAACCCATTCTGCATTCTTGTGCCGTTTTTGTATGCGTAAATTGGCTCAATATTGAAACTTCCACCCTTACAAATACTATTCTCTCCCAAAAAAGCATTTAAGGTATTATAGGTTTTGATGATGATATTTTTATCTTCCATACTCAAACTTTTAAGTTTCCGCAAAGATTCGCTTTCTCTAATGTTTATAAAACTGATATATTTCGCCGCTTCCACTTCTATGCTGACACTTAAATCCTGCTTAATCAACATCTCTGCCCACGCATTTATACTTAAACCAGACCAAAATATACCAACAAAAACCAACTTCTTTAGCATTAAAAAACCCTTTGAAATTAATATTTTTTATTAATTTAAAAAGATTTGAATTTAGGGATTCTATTTTTAAGAATCCCTAACGGCTTTAGAGTGCTTTTTTAGCACTTTCAACGATTTTTGCAAATGCAACAGGCTCATTCATTGCAATATCTGCCAAAATTTTCCTATCTAGTGTGATTCCAGCTTTTTTTAATCCAAACATAAATTTTGAATAACTAATCGCATTGATTCTGCAAGCTGCATTGATTCTCACAATCCAAAGCTTTCTGAAGTCTCTTTTCTTTTGCTTTCTATCACGGAATGCATAACATAAACTACGTTCTAACTGCTCTTTGGCTTTTCTAAAGTGCTTATGCCTTGCACTATAAAATCCACGCGCTAATTTTAAAACTTTTTTGTGGCGACGTCTTCGCACAACTCCTGTTTTAACTCTTGCCATTTTTATCCTTTACCATATTGTGGTGCGGTATTATCTACCAAACTTGCCCAAAAATTGGGGAATGACATACTTTTATGTATGAAACTTCTTTAACCTATGCCATACAAAGCAGTTTTTTAACTTGCTCAATATTGGCATCATGAACATATTTAGGTGCATTCAAACTTGCAATCTTTCTTGGACGCTTTTTGGTCAAAATATGACTTTTAAAAGCAGAACCGCGTTTAATAAGATTCTTTTTGAGTTTGAATCTCTTAGCTGCACCACGATTTGTTTTCATCTTTGGCATTGCTTTCTCCTTTCATAAGATAAATTATTTTTTGGGTGTTACAAGCATATTGACATAACGACCTTCCACCTTGTAGTCTTTGTCAATATTTGCAACTTCTTCAAGCATTGAAGCAACTCTATTTAGCACTTCAAAACCTGCTTGAGGCTCGCTTACTTCGCGCCCACGTAAAAATACGCGGAATCGCACATGCTTATTTTCTTCTAAAAATTCCTTTGCGTGTTTTACCTTATAATTAATATCATTGCTCGCAATCTTTACAGAGAGCTTGATTTCTTTAATTTCAATTTGTTTTTGTTTTTTCTTGGCTTCTTTCTGCTTTTTCTCTTGTTGATAACGAAATTTTCCATAATCCATTATTTTACATACTGGTGGTTTTGCATCTGGTGCGATTAAAACCAAATCCAAACCTTTGCTATCAGCAATCCTTAAAGCTTCTTCAGAGCTAATC from Helicobacter ganmani carries:
- the rplT gene encoding 50S ribosomal protein L20, coding for MARVKTGVVRRRRHKKVLKLARGFYSARHKHFRKAKEQLERSLCYAFRDRKQKKRDFRKLWIVRINAACRINAISYSKFMFGLKKAGITLDRKILADIAMNEPVAFAKIVESAKKAL
- a CDS encoding 2-oxoglutarate synthase subunit alpha, producing the protein MSRELISSGNELVAHAAIDAGCKFFGGYPITPSSEVAHEMSVLLPRENGSFIQMEDEIAGISVALGASMSGVKSMTATSGPGISLKAEQIGLSFMAEVPLVIVNVMRGGPSTGLPTRVAQGDVAQAAHPTHGDYQSIALCPGSLEEAYTETFRAFNLAEKFMTPVFLLLDETLGHMHGKAIVPDLNEMQEKIINRRVYSGDKNSYKPYDVPQDEPAILNPFFKGYRYHITGLHHGPTGFPTEDAVLSQQLIDRLFNKILSKKQEIVTYEEYKLEDAEILLIAYGSTSRSAKEAVDRLRNEGKKVGLFRPITLWPSPSEELAKLGKKFNKILVAELNKGQYVKEVELAMKKEVALLAKANGRPLSPMEIMSKIKEL
- the rpmI gene encoding 50S ribosomal protein L35, which gives rise to MPKMKTNRGAAKRFKLKKNLIKRGSAFKSHILTKKRPRKIASLNAPKYVHDANIEQVKKLLCMA
- a CDS encoding 2-oxoacid:acceptor oxidoreductase family protein, whose protein sequence is MRRQLRFTGVGGQGVLLAGEILAEAQIKTGGYGVKAATYTSQVRGGPTKVDILLDEDEILYPYANDGEVEYMLSTAQVSYDQFKGGLKEGAIIVVEPNLVTPNAEDKKKFKIYPIPIITIAKNEVGNVVTQSVVALAVTVTLTQCVDRNLVYDTMISKVPAKVVELNKKAFELGEKYAKDALTKGSL
- a CDS encoding malate dehydrogenase: MERVKKVGIIGAGNVGSTLAYILSATTPYEIVLQDKDKDRARGMLLDMFQASCVGTKFTKLGVIASPKDLKGCDVIVIAAGSPRLPGMSRNDLLFANAKVISEISQNIKENSPEAIVVLITNPLDAMVYTALKETGFNPKQIMGMAGVLDSARMVSFIYEKLQCAPGQIMAPVMGGHGDEMVPLPRFSMVNGVPLTELLSQNEIEEIVRRTRNAGAEIVNCLKKGSAYFAPARAAAEMVRAIMSDSHKILPCSVLLQGEYGYNDVVGGVPVELGIHGIERIVELQLNTEEKTQFERSINSVKSLIEALKNEYF
- the infC gene encoding translation initiation factor IF-3 translates to MSKNDEIVLNEEIDFPQIRCVGDDGEQYGLISSEEALRIADSKGLDLVLIAPDAKPPVCKIMDYGKFRYQQEKKQKEAKKKQKQIEIKEIKLSVKIASNDINYKVKHAKEFLEENKHVRFRVFLRGREVSEPQAGFEVLNRVASMLEEVANIDKDYKVEGRYVNMLVTPKK
- a CDS encoding SIMPL domain-containing protein, yielding MLKKLVFVGIFWSGLSINAWAEMLIKQDLSVSIEVEAAKYISFINIRESESLRKLKSLSMEDKNIIIKTYNTLNAFLGENSICKGGSFNIEPIYAYKNGTRMQNGFETHYSLNCEFTKEQKKSYDQIIQKIEEEARKNPYLLFALPSIEKVVDEKKLAEIDEQLNMELLELAMQKAKEYSKFSKQKCSVKEINLSPIVQERAMPTMLKASLNAARDEAKSLESVNLPTAKPTQKMARGNVVFSCR
- a CDS encoding 2-oxoglutarate ferredoxin oxidoreductase subunit beta, with the translated sequence MAFNYDEYLRVDKMPTLWCWGCGDGVILKSIVRAIDKLGWNMDDVCLVSGIGCSGRVSSYVNCNTVHTTHGRTLAYATGIKLANPTKKVIVVGGDGDGLAIGGNHTIHACRRNIDINYVLINNFIYGLTNSQTSPTTPKGMWTVTAQYGNVDPEFDPCKLAIAAGASFVARESVLDPKKLEKALVEGFSNEGFSFFDIFSNCHVNLGRKNKMGEAIDTLKWIESRIISKKKYEELSEEERIGKYPTGILHHDTNKLEYCKAYQQVQEKAQAKKGGAK
- a CDS encoding 4Fe-4S binding protein, translating into MGLLQAPNNTPVWVNENRCKACDLCVSVCPTGTLAMRLDEHRVLGKMVEVLHPESCIGCQECELHCPDFAIAVADRKEFKFAKLTDEAKQRAEAIKANGYMVV
- the mltG gene encoding endolytic transglycosylase MltG, translating into MNIPTKKTSNKTIFNVLVDGFFILLIILCFYLQIPMNSSQVVYIPKGGTSEIITYLKKNNFDLLNIDKQIIRFFGYPQSGWLNIGRTRLSKGDFLYALANAKAALEEITLIPGETLYFFIKNISQKLNLNEESLHLAYTNYAPMIEGIILANTYKVPKGISETHLMYYLVNTSLKEHKKWAIKFLGQYDQNQWFRYIIIASIIQKESANEEEMPLVSAVIRNRLDKKMRLQMDGTLNYGKYSHTKITPEMIRNDTTSYNTYRYDGIPKAPIGSVSFKAIQAAIFPANVDYLYFVRNKNGVHSFTKNYDEHLKNFSK